A single Marinitoga aeolica DNA region contains:
- a CDS encoding HrcA family transcriptional regulator, producing MPKELSSRQKKVLFSIIENFIKEKKPISSSEILKKSNLSVSSATIRNDMQKLQHLDLIFQPHSSAGRIPTDKALRLYFEAIKESFSVKSKNIELPQDYKFYDINIMFDKFSKMLSELTNSLVILELPDSRYIYITRAVVSDLTNDFYQITLMTNLGLSITRTVEKYGFPSPKELEKILNDGLVGKSMNEIINIIKSKSIEKEQDIRLMNLYNLVFLLAEEFFRNKFIVNGLAKVISSGYFNTKEIVFLSKIVEEDKMKVQLLSLKPFDIEIKATIGNEFRINELRNFIMIETSYCHNANPLGKVALLTFKYSDYKRIYTILNEYTSRLSKIISKNL from the coding sequence ATGCCAAAAGAACTGAGTAGTAGACAAAAAAAGGTTTTATTTTCTATAATAGAGAATTTTATAAAAGAAAAAAAACCTATAAGCTCATCAGAAATATTAAAAAAGTCTAATTTAAGTGTTAGTTCTGCAACTATCAGGAATGATATGCAGAAATTGCAGCATCTTGATTTGATATTTCAGCCACATTCAAGTGCAGGAAGAATTCCTACAGATAAAGCACTGAGGTTATATTTTGAGGCAATAAAAGAGAGTTTTTCTGTTAAAAGCAAGAATATCGAATTGCCACAGGATTATAAATTCTATGATATAAATATTATGTTTGATAAGTTTTCGAAAATGCTTTCTGAGTTAACCAATAGTTTGGTTATTTTGGAATTACCGGATTCAAGATATATATATATAACAAGAGCTGTAGTTTCGGATTTAACAAATGATTTTTATCAAATAACTTTAATGACGAATTTAGGATTATCTATTACAAGAACTGTTGAAAAATATGGTTTCCCATCTCCTAAAGAACTTGAAAAAATATTAAATGATGGGTTAGTTGGAAAGTCAATGAATGAAATTATTAATATTATAAAATCAAAAAGTATAGAAAAAGAACAAGACATTAGATTAATGAATTTATATAATCTTGTATTTTTACTGGCAGAAGAATTTTTTAGAAATAAATTTATTGTAAATGGATTGGCAAAAGTTATCTCTTCAGGATATTTTAACACAAAAGAGATAGTTTTTCTATCTAAGATAGTAGAAGAAGATAAAATGAAAGTTCAATTATTATCCCTAAAGCCTTTTGATATTGAAATAAAAGCTACAATAGGAAATGAATTTCGTATTAATGAATTGAGGAACTTTATAATGATTGAAACGTCATATTGTCATAATGCAAATCCATTAGGGAAAGTTGCACTTTTAACCTTCAAATATAGTGATTACAAGAGGATATATACTATTTTAAATGAATACACTTCCAGATTATCTAAAATAATATCAAAAAATCTATAA
- a CDS encoding nucleotide exchange factor GrpE yields MPQKKKKEEKKMEVENKNVKNKEKELDKDMEDLKKEIEELKKELENQKGEKEKLIEEYEKIKNYAINLKVDFENYKDIVQKEKVRIKKEAKENVIKQLLPIYKNFSIVMNNRENLDVFAQGVEMVYKSFVKTIENIGVEFITPDKNDKFDPFEHDAIERVETEEVEEYHIYSLESPGIKLEGKIIEPAKVKVAVKPLNKKEEVKEKEESKDEEIDEKERGE; encoded by the coding sequence ATGCCACAGAAAAAGAAGAAGGAAGAAAAGAAGATGGAAGTTGAGAATAAAAATGTAAAAAACAAAGAAAAGGAATTAGATAAAGATATGGAAGATTTAAAAAAAGAGATAGAAGAATTGAAAAAAGAACTGGAAAATCAAAAAGGTGAAAAAGAGAAGTTAATAGAGGAGTATGAAAAAATAAAGAATTATGCTATTAATTTAAAAGTAGATTTTGAGAATTATAAGGATATAGTTCAAAAAGAAAAGGTTAGAATAAAGAAAGAAGCAAAAGAAAATGTAATAAAACAACTATTGCCAATATATAAAAATTTCTCAATTGTAATGAATAACAGAGAAAATCTTGATGTTTTTGCACAGGGTGTTGAAATGGTTTATAAATCTTTTGTTAAAACAATTGAAAATATTGGTGTTGAATTTATTACCCCAGATAAAAATGATAAATTTGATCCTTTTGAACATGATGCTATTGAAAGGGTAGAAACAGAAGAAGTAGAAGAATATCATATATATAGTTTGGAGTCACCTGGAATAAAATTAGAAGGAAAAATAATTGAACCGGCAAAGGTAAAGGTTGCTGTAAAACCACTAAATAAAAAAGAAGAGGTTAAAGAAAAAGAAGAATCAAAAGATGAAGAAATAGATGAAAAAGAAAGGGGTGAATGA
- the dnaJ gene encoding molecular chaperone DnaJ, translating into MLNQKKDYYGILGVSKNATPEEIKKAYRQLVKKWHPDRHQENKKEAEEKFKEIQEAYEVLSDPQKKALYDRFGFVPENGMPPPGQGGGRGGFEDLFEDLFGNFGDFGGTFSDIFDMFMGGGTASQRRQRTSKPPVKGEDKFFSITVDLKDVLNNIKKHIEYDRYAVCKACNGTGAKNGTSFTTCPRCNGTGTIKEEERTFFGVFVRNYQCPTCHGEGKIINERCDVCHGSGKIIHREKIDITIPAGVEDGYTFRIPNKGNDGKNGGPAGDLIIKVNVRRHPKFVRNGNNLETTVDIDYVQALLGSTIELELLNGKTTLKIPEGTNPGTVLVLKGHGLPDFRTGKFGDLYVKINVKIKKPGLREKKLLKEIAKLKRLGE; encoded by the coding sequence ATATTGAATCAGAAGAAAGATTATTATGGAATACTTGGAGTTTCTAAGAATGCAACACCAGAAGAAATAAAAAAAGCATATAGACAATTGGTCAAAAAATGGCATCCAGATAGACATCAAGAAAATAAAAAAGAAGCAGAAGAAAAATTTAAAGAAATCCAGGAAGCATATGAAGTATTAAGCGATCCTCAAAAGAAAGCTCTTTATGATAGATTTGGTTTTGTTCCAGAAAATGGTATGCCACCTCCGGGCCAAGGTGGAGGAAGAGGTGGATTTGAAGATTTATTTGAGGATTTATTTGGTAATTTTGGAGATTTTGGTGGAACATTTTCTGATATATTTGATATGTTTATGGGTGGAGGAACTGCTTCTCAAAGAAGGCAAAGAACATCAAAACCTCCAGTAAAGGGAGAAGATAAATTTTTCTCAATTACAGTTGATTTAAAAGATGTATTAAATAATATAAAAAAACATATAGAATACGATAGATATGCTGTATGTAAAGCTTGTAATGGAACTGGAGCAAAAAATGGGACAAGCTTTACAACATGTCCAAGGTGTAACGGAACTGGTACAATAAAGGAAGAAGAAAGAACATTTTTTGGAGTATTTGTTAGAAATTATCAGTGTCCAACCTGTCATGGAGAAGGAAAGATAATAAATGAACGATGTGATGTGTGTCATGGTAGTGGAAAAATAATACATAGGGAAAAAATAGATATAACAATTCCAGCTGGTGTAGAAGACGGATATACTTTTAGAATACCAAACAAAGGAAATGATGGTAAAAATGGCGGGCCAGCAGGAGATTTGATAATTAAGGTCAATGTAAGAAGACATCCAAAATTTGTAAGAAATGGAAATAATTTAGAAACTACAGTAGATATCGATTATGTACAGGCTTTGTTAGGATCTACTATAGAATTAGAATTGTTAAATGGAAAAACAACATTAAAAATTCCAGAAGGAACAAATCCTGGAACAGTTCTTGTTTTAAAAGGGCATGGACTTCCTGATTTTAGGACGGGAAAATTTGGGGATTTATATGTAAAGATAAATGTTAAAATTAAAAAACCAGGATTAAGGGAGAAGAAGCTACTAAAAGAAATTGCTAAATTAAAAAGACTGGGGGAATAA
- a CDS encoding YitT family protein: MEKRFDFKKETVNYIIITIGTLLTALGIVLFLDPFSIVAGGVSGLAIVLKSLFGWWLGLQMLIYNVILFALGFWLLGVGFGFKSIYAALLLSFSIDYFEQVWHLDSKMKSLLLNSNFNIDPLLISAIYGGVLAGIGIGLVIWRNASTGGTDIIAMIINKYFHISTGKGLLLVDTLVTMSAFLINPIVPMFGVITIFVTSKMIDTVVEGFEATRTVLVISEKYDKIKEMIFEKLDRGVTFLEGEGGYTSKERKILMVVLTRREIGELRRIIKNVDDKAFVSIFPNSETLGYGFKRLR, translated from the coding sequence TTGGAAAAAAGATTTGATTTTAAAAAAGAGACCGTTAATTATATTATAATAACAATTGGAACATTATTAACAGCGTTGGGGATTGTATTATTTCTTGATCCATTTTCTATAGTTGCTGGTGGTGTTAGTGGTCTCGCTATTGTGTTAAAAAGTTTGTTTGGATGGTGGCTGGGATTACAGATGTTAATTTATAATGTGATCCTTTTTGCTTTGGGATTTTGGTTATTAGGCGTAGGTTTTGGTTTTAAAAGTATTTATGCAGCATTACTATTGTCATTTTCAATTGACTATTTTGAACAGGTCTGGCATTTGGATTCGAAAATGAAGTCTTTGCTATTAAATTCTAATTTTAATATTGACCCGTTATTAATAAGTGCTATTTATGGTGGTGTTTTAGCTGGTATTGGTATAGGACTTGTCATATGGAGAAATGCCTCTACTGGAGGTACTGATATTATAGCAATGATAATAAACAAATATTTTCATATTTCAACTGGTAAAGGTCTTTTATTAGTTGATACATTGGTCACTATGTCAGCATTTTTGATTAATCCAATTGTTCCAATGTTTGGTGTTATAACTATCTTTGTAACTTCAAAAATGATAGATACTGTAGTTGAAGGATTTGAGGCAACAAGAACAGTGTTGGTTATAAGCGAAAAATATGATAAAATTAAAGAGATGATATTTGAAAAACTCGATAGAGGCGTTACTTTTTTAGAGGGCGAAGGAGGATATACATCAAAGGAGCGAAAAATTTTAATGGTTGTATTAACAAGAAGAGAAATTGGAGAATTAAGAAGGATAATAAAAAATGTTGATGATAAAGCATTTGTAAGTATATTCCCAAATTCGGAAACTTTAGGTTATGGATTTAAGAGGTTAAGATAG
- a CDS encoding hemolysin family protein, translated as MDDPSSYKDIIVMILEIVGLLFLSAFFSASETALTSMSRLKIKDLIESEDDEKSKENLHHFLHHPNQLLTTILVMNNLVNILVSSLTTAFIIELVPGNTGKAVGIVTGVLTLMILIFGEITPKVYARENTEKFFNIVFPVISFLTYILKPIIWLLVNISNFFIKLFGGEKISEAPFITEDEIMNYLDIGHEEGVIEKDEKFIMKRGLELKEISVKEIMTPRVDIIAIPEEDTLNELIKIINEEGYSRIPIYKESIDNIIGVCYAKDVFKILEKEGINEDVLEINIKNIMHKVEFIPVTMKVKDVMKLFLEKHTHMAIVVDEYGGTAGLVTLEDILEELTGEILDEYDIVSEEINIVKLGKNIYLVNGTTPINDLERELDLELPETDFETIGGLLLEEFERFPKAGEKITLEGVIFEIVSVSKNKIDKVKITVKEDFNENKSREG; from the coding sequence GTGGACGACCCCAGTAGTTATAAGGATATTATTGTTATGATTTTGGAAATAGTGGGATTATTATTCTTATCAGCGTTTTTTTCTGCATCAGAAACGGCATTAACTTCTATGAGTAGGTTGAAGATAAAGGATTTAATAGAAAGTGAGGATGATGAAAAATCTAAAGAAAATCTTCACCATTTTTTACATCATCCTAATCAATTGTTAACTACAATTCTTGTAATGAATAATTTGGTAAATATTTTGGTTTCTTCTTTGACAACAGCTTTTATTATTGAATTGGTACCAGGAAATACAGGGAAAGCGGTAGGAATAGTTACTGGTGTTTTGACATTGATGATATTAATTTTTGGAGAAATAACGCCTAAAGTTTATGCGAGAGAAAATACGGAAAAATTTTTTAATATAGTATTTCCTGTAATTTCATTTTTAACCTATATATTAAAACCAATAATATGGTTACTGGTAAATATTTCTAATTTTTTCATTAAATTATTTGGTGGTGAAAAAATAAGTGAAGCTCCTTTTATAACAGAAGATGAAATAATGAATTATCTTGATATTGGGCATGAAGAGGGAGTTATAGAAAAAGATGAAAAGTTTATAATGAAAAGAGGCCTTGAATTAAAAGAAATTTCTGTAAAGGAAATAATGACTCCCAGGGTAGATATTATCGCTATACCAGAAGAAGATACTTTGAATGAATTGATCAAAATAATAAATGAGGAAGGATATTCAAGGATACCGATATATAAAGAATCAATAGATAATATAATAGGTGTTTGTTATGCGAAAGATGTATTTAAAATTCTTGAAAAAGAGGGTATAAATGAAGATGTTTTAGAAATAAATATAAAAAATATTATGCATAAAGTAGAATTTATTCCAGTAACCATGAAAGTTAAAGATGTAATGAAACTGTTTTTAGAAAAGCATACTCATATGGCTATAGTAGTTGATGAATATGGTGGAACAGCAGGGTTGGTAACTTTAGAAGATATATTAGAAGAATTAACAGGAGAAATATTAGATGAATATGATATAGTATCTGAAGAAATTAATATAGTGAAACTTGGTAAGAACATATATTTAGTTAATGGTACAACACCAATTAATGACTTAGAAAGAGAACTGGATTTAGAATTACCAGAAACTGATTTTGAAACAATAGGAGGATTATTATTAGAAGAATTTGAAAGATTTCCAAAAGCCGGGGAAAAGATTACATTAGAAGGCGTAATTTTTGAAATAGTCTCTGTTTCAAAAAATAAAATTGATAAGGTTAAAATTACCGTTAAGGAGGATTTTAATGAAAACAAATCAAGAGAAGGTTGA
- a CDS encoding cytidine deaminase, with amino-acid sequence MKTNQEKVELLYEKAKEALNNSYSPYSKFKVGAALITKSGKIYTGTNVENASYGLSMCAERIAIFKAISEGEKDFETLVVIGDTEKPISPCGACRQVIAEFGVDEVILTNLKKDFKVMSVEELLPYGFSGEELDDKNTNNR; translated from the coding sequence ATGAAAACAAATCAAGAGAAGGTTGAATTATTATATGAAAAAGCCAAAGAAGCTTTAAATAATTCATATTCACCCTATTCAAAATTTAAAGTTGGAGCTGCTTTAATAACAAAAAGTGGTAAAATATACACAGGCACAAATGTTGAAAATGCATCTTATGGATTATCAATGTGTGCAGAAAGAATAGCGATATTTAAGGCGATATCAGAGGGAGAAAAAGATTTTGAAACATTAGTTGTAATTGGTGATACTGAAAAACCAATAAGTCCATGTGGTGCATGCAGACAGGTTATTGCGGAGTTTGGTGTTGATGAGGTTATACTAACAAATTTAAAAAAAGATTTCAAAGTTATGAGTGTTGAAGAACTGCTTCCATATGGTTTTTCTGGGGAAGAATTAGATGATAAAAATACTAATAATAGATGA
- a CDS encoding SpoIIE family protein phosphatase, with protein sequence MIKILIIDENEDHRYFLKYLFSNENEILKALEFNEEFKVYEAKNGLEGIKMAQLYEPNVVILEEKLPEMSGIKVCERLKLIKRDFDIPIIFFTAVNDLNTKERAFQIGASDYIVKPAHPYEILIRVKKHLDFYNTQKKLKQTLENYEKDLKIARNVQKNLLPKIKKINNIVFDYIYISSHNTSGDMLEIIPMTSNKIFAYIYDISGHGVTSALLSIIVKQEIDRIINNDKLTDLKEIILKLEESVKEYFFDGRYFTGIFSIISENNIEYVNLAHREVIFLKNNNIEYDNRTDFPLGVGLINENNINIFKREIDKDTFVIFYTDGILDMTNFTEKELHNIMVEKEYKNIKEIIDTLKEEISNHLDWNFPNDDITVLALKQEE encoded by the coding sequence ATGATAAAAATACTAATAATAGATGAAAATGAAGATCATCGTTATTTCTTAAAATATTTATTTTCAAATGAAAATGAAATTTTAAAAGCATTGGAGTTCAACGAAGAGTTTAAGGTATATGAAGCAAAGAATGGATTAGAAGGTATAAAAATGGCTCAATTGTATGAGCCAAATGTTGTTATATTAGAAGAGAAATTACCTGAAATGAGTGGGATTAAAGTTTGTGAAAGATTAAAATTAATAAAAAGGGATTTTGATATTCCTATAATATTTTTCACAGCAGTAAATGATTTAAACACCAAAGAAAGAGCTTTTCAAATTGGAGCATCAGATTATATTGTGAAACCAGCTCATCCATATGAAATTTTAATAAGGGTAAAGAAACATCTTGATTTTTATAATACTCAAAAAAAGTTAAAACAAACATTGGAAAACTATGAGAAGGATTTAAAAATAGCGAGAAATGTTCAAAAAAATTTATTGCCAAAAATAAAGAAAATTAATAATATTGTGTTTGACTATATATATATTTCATCGCATAATACTTCCGGAGATATGCTTGAAATAATTCCTATGACAAGCAATAAAATCTTTGCATATATATATGATATATCCGGACATGGGGTAACTTCTGCCCTTTTATCTATAATTGTTAAACAAGAAATAGATAGAATAATAAATAATGATAAACTGACAGATTTAAAAGAAATAATATTAAAGTTAGAAGAAAGTGTAAAGGAATATTTTTTTGATGGTAGATATTTTACAGGTATTTTTTCTATAATATCAGAAAATAATATTGAATATGTAAATTTAGCCCATAGAGAAGTAATATTTTTAAAAAACAACAATATTGAATATGATAACAGAACTGATTTTCCGCTGGGAGTAGGATTGATTAACGAAAATAATATAAATATATTTAAAAGAGAAATTGATAAAGATACGTTTGTTATATTTTATACTGATGGAATTTTAGATATGACAAATTTCACTGAAAAAGAATTGCATAATATTATGGTTGAAAAAGAGTATAAAAACATTAAAGAAATAATAGATACATTAAAGGAAGAAATAAGTAACCACCTTGACTGGAATTTTCCAAATGATGATATAACAGTGTTAGCATTAAAACAGGAGGAATGA
- a CDS encoding NUDIX domain-containing protein has translation MNFEERVLNEEKVFKGVLLDVRKATVELPNGKESTREFVVHPGAVAILPIENNSIYLVEQYRFPIGKQLLEIPAGKFDEPGEEPLECGKRELEEEIGKKANTWTYLGYIHTTPGFSNEVIHLYMAKDFEESKMNLDEDEFLEVKKIKISDFEKMILNNEITDAKTIAAYTRAKLLGGI, from the coding sequence ATGAATTTTGAAGAAAGAGTTTTAAATGAAGAAAAAGTATTTAAAGGAGTTTTGCTTGATGTAAGGAAAGCAACTGTTGAATTGCCAAATGGGAAAGAATCTACAAGAGAATTTGTTGTTCATCCTGGAGCGGTTGCAATTTTGCCAATTGAGAATAATAGCATATATTTAGTAGAACAATATAGATTTCCGATTGGAAAACAACTGTTGGAAATACCAGCGGGGAAATTTGATGAACCTGGTGAAGAACCGTTGGAATGCGGTAAGAGAGAATTAGAAGAAGAAATAGGGAAAAAGGCAAATACATGGACATATTTGGGATATATTCATACAACACCAGGATTTTCTAATGAAGTAATTCATTTATACATGGCAAAAGATTTTGAAGAATCTAAAATGAATTTGGACGAAGATGAATTTTTAGAGGTAAAAAAAATAAAGATATCAGATTTTGAAAAAATGATATTAAACAATGAAATAACAGATGCTAAGACAATAGCAGCATATACAAGAGCTAAATTACTAGGAGGGATATAA
- the gltX gene encoding glutamate--tRNA ligase, whose protein sequence is MSVRVRFAPSPTGFLHVGGARTALYNYLFAKKHNGVFVLRIEDTDIERSTKESENQLIEALTWLGLDWDEGPNVKGEYGPYRQSERTYIYKQMTEKLINEGKAYYSYVYPEEMEEIKEKLAKEGKPPHYSYELLEPYNTEERKKEFEEKGLNPVVFFKMPRKPFSINDLIKGPVTFGEGAIGDFIIMRSNGLPTYNYAVVIDDMTMEITHVIRGDDHLSNTLRQVALYEAFGVKVPEFAHVSMILGPDGKKLSKRHGATSVEEFRNKGYLPEALVNYLALLGWSHPEGKEIMPLSEMIENFDLNRVNSSPAIFDNEKLKWMNGVYIRNANLERIVKLSKPFILEKELLTEEQFENNKKWVTEAVDIVRESVEDLSQIPAKLEIFLKDFEVDLEDEELKEFLDAEGVKNTIKLIHEKVLNDPDWKVETILKNIKEAMKEAKPKKKPFYMSLRKILTNSFEGPDLVKTIHLIGRTRVLQRLERVVAKW, encoded by the coding sequence ATGAGCGTTAGGGTAAGATTTGCACCAAGTCCAACAGGATTTTTACACGTAGGAGGAGCAAGAACCGCATTATATAATTATCTTTTTGCAAAAAAACACAATGGCGTGTTTGTATTAAGAATTGAAGATACAGATATTGAGAGATCAACAAAAGAATCAGAAAATCAATTGATTGAAGCTTTGACATGGTTAGGTTTAGATTGGGATGAAGGTCCTAATGTAAAAGGGGAATATGGTCCATATAGGCAAAGTGAAAGAACATATATATATAAACAAATGACAGAAAAATTAATTAATGAAGGGAAAGCATATTATTCATATGTATATCCAGAAGAAATGGAAGAGATAAAAGAAAAATTAGCCAAAGAAGGTAAACCGCCACATTATTCATATGAATTATTAGAACCATACAATACAGAAGAAAGAAAAAAAGAATTTGAAGAAAAAGGTTTAAATCCAGTTGTATTTTTTAAGATGCCAAGAAAACCATTTTCTATTAATGATTTAATAAAAGGACCAGTTACATTTGGTGAAGGGGCTATAGGTGATTTTATCATTATGAGAAGCAATGGGTTACCAACATATAACTATGCAGTAGTTATAGATGATATGACAATGGAAATTACCCATGTTATTCGTGGAGATGATCACTTATCCAACACATTAAGACAGGTTGCATTATATGAAGCATTTGGGGTTAAAGTTCCAGAATTTGCACATGTCTCAATGATTTTAGGTCCAGATGGTAAAAAATTATCTAAAAGACATGGAGCAACATCTGTAGAAGAGTTTAGAAATAAAGGGTATTTGCCAGAAGCATTGGTAAATTATTTAGCATTATTAGGTTGGTCTCACCCTGAAGGGAAAGAAATAATGCCATTATCAGAAATGATAGAGAACTTTGATTTAAACAGAGTAAATTCAAGTCCTGCTATTTTTGATAATGAAAAATTAAAATGGATGAATGGAGTATATATAAGAAATGCAAATTTAGAAAGAATTGTAAAATTATCAAAACCATTTATATTGGAAAAAGAACTATTAACAGAAGAACAATTTGAAAATAATAAAAAATGGGTAACAGAAGCAGTCGATATTGTAAGAGAATCTGTTGAAGATTTATCTCAAATTCCTGCTAAATTGGAAATATTCTTAAAAGATTTTGAAGTAGATCTTGAAGATGAAGAATTAAAAGAATTTTTAGATGCAGAAGGTGTAAAAAACACAATAAAATTAATACATGAAAAGGTATTAAATGATCCTGATTGGAAAGTAGAAACTATATTAAAAAATATTAAAGAAGCTATGAAAGAAGCAAAACCTAAGAAAAAACCTTTCTATATGTCATTAAGAAAAATCTTGACAAATTCTTTTGAAGGACCAGATTTAGTAAAAACCATTCATTTAATTGGAAGGACAAGAGTCCTTCAAAGATTGGAAAGAGTGGTGGCAAAATGGTGA
- the cysS gene encoding cysteine--tRNA ligase, with amino-acid sequence MKIFDTLKGELVDFEPIEKNHVRMYVCGPTIYNLIHVGNARPMIVFDAFRRFLEYAGYKVTMVQNFTDIDDKIINKANEEGVPFEEIAERYIVEYWKDSYYLRIRPANYHPKTSNYVSEIIEFIEDLINKGFAYESEGDVYFNVSKFEKYGELSHRKPEDMIAGSRIEISDKKKNPLDFTLWKAAKEGEPYWESPWGKGRPGWHIECSVMSNCLLGDSFDIHAGGNDLIFPHHENEKAQSEARHGKTFAKYWMHNGMIRFSGEKMSKSIGNIWLVRELIKAYDADTIKTFILSKHYRSPLDFTEEGLNAQKKAVKRVNEALKRVEEKYEEHVPYIPKSEYMKKRIEEFVDYLATDFNTPKAIALIFDLVNELNKAFDENNEQRVLETYHLIRNEFGPVLGIFELPTKEEKALKTEELMNILIDVRNTLRKEKNFQLSDYIRDTLKNIGITLKDTPEGTKYTID; translated from the coding sequence ATAAAAATATTTGATACATTAAAAGGGGAATTAGTTGATTTTGAACCTATAGAAAAGAATCATGTGAGAATGTATGTTTGTGGTCCAACAATATACAATTTAATACATGTGGGAAATGCAAGACCTATGATAGTTTTTGATGCTTTTAGAAGATTTCTTGAATACGCTGGATATAAAGTAACGATGGTTCAGAACTTTACAGATATTGATGACAAAATAATAAATAAGGCTAATGAAGAAGGAGTTCCTTTTGAAGAAATTGCGGAGAGATATATAGTTGAATATTGGAAGGATTCATATTATTTAAGAATTAGACCTGCAAATTATCATCCAAAAACATCAAATTATGTATCAGAAATTATAGAATTCATTGAAGATCTGATAAATAAAGGATTTGCTTATGAATCTGAAGGTGATGTTTATTTTAACGTATCAAAATTTGAAAAATATGGAGAATTATCTCATAGAAAACCTGAAGATATGATAGCAGGTTCAAGGATTGAAATATCAGATAAAAAGAAGAATCCGTTAGACTTTACATTATGGAAAGCTGCAAAAGAAGGAGAACCATATTGGGAAAGTCCATGGGGTAAAGGAAGACCAGGTTGGCATATAGAATGTTCTGTTATGTCTAATTGTTTATTAGGTGATTCATTTGATATACATGCTGGTGGAAATGATTTAATATTTCCTCATCACGAGAATGAAAAAGCTCAATCAGAAGCAAGACATGGAAAAACATTTGCAAAATATTGGATGCACAATGGTATGATAAGATTTTCTGGTGAAAAAATGTCAAAATCTATTGGAAATATCTGGTTGGTAAGGGAATTGATAAAAGCATATGACGCTGATACTATAAAAACATTTATATTATCTAAACATTATAGATCACCACTTGATTTTACAGAAGAGGGTTTAAATGCTCAAAAGAAAGCCGTTAAAAGAGTAAATGAGGCATTAAAAAGAGTGGAAGAAAAATACGAAGAACATGTTCCATATATACCAAAATCAGAATATATGAAGAAAAGAATAGAAGAATTTGTGGATTATTTGGCCACAGATTTTAATACACCTAAGGCTATAGCTTTAATATTTGATCTTGTTAACGAACTAAATAAAGCATTTGATGAAAATAACGAGCAAAGAGTATTAGAAACATATCATTTAATAAGAAATGAATTTGGGCCAGTTTTAGGAATTTTTGAATTACCAACAAAAGAAGAAAAAGCTTTAAAGACAGAAGAATTAATGAATATATTGATTGATGTTAGAAATACTTTAAGAAAAGAGAAGAATTTTCAATTAAGTGATTATATAAGAGATACATTGAAAAATATTGGAATAACATTAAAAGATACACCAGAAGGAACTAAATATACAATTGACTAA